From Alkalidesulfovibrio alkalitolerans DSM 16529, a single genomic window includes:
- the mreC gene encoding rod shape-determining protein MreC → MTRRSGYKRAALVFVLVLIGYLSLYTWNLKTGILDRLATRTGLEFTGHVLLPGEWARQQALGLWSGYVDLVDVREENERLHLVVHELISENVRLREQAASVPRLERLLGFAPAENWTARAARVIGQKLGPTGALGSVLVDLGEAHGFANDAPAVIPEGVVGRVLRTSPNYSTVLLLTDQNSRVAVMGSENRTTAILSGGGPDELFDLKYVPVSGTLSVGELLVTSGLDGIFPKGLPVARVVRVEQPDVSLFQSAQAEPLFDVRGVEELFLLARLDGGEAAEDIDGGQAAARPMGAPPEVQLPPEPDVPIMEQLPSGDGSGSAPEGRDNGG, encoded by the coding sequence ATGACACGGCGCAGTGGCTACAAGCGCGCCGCGCTCGTCTTCGTCCTCGTTCTCATCGGCTATTTAAGTCTCTATACGTGGAACCTGAAGACGGGCATTCTCGACCGTCTCGCCACGCGCACGGGACTCGAATTCACGGGCCATGTCCTGTTGCCCGGCGAATGGGCGCGCCAGCAGGCTCTTGGCTTGTGGTCGGGCTACGTGGACCTTGTGGACGTTCGCGAGGAGAACGAGCGGTTGCATCTCGTCGTGCACGAACTGATTTCCGAGAACGTGCGCCTGCGTGAGCAGGCCGCGAGCGTACCACGGCTCGAACGCCTCCTGGGTTTTGCGCCGGCTGAGAATTGGACGGCGCGCGCGGCCAGGGTCATCGGCCAAAAGCTGGGGCCCACCGGAGCGCTCGGCTCCGTCCTCGTCGATTTGGGCGAGGCGCACGGTTTCGCCAACGACGCCCCGGCGGTGATCCCCGAAGGCGTGGTTGGCCGCGTGCTGCGAACCTCGCCGAACTATTCCACGGTGCTTCTCCTTACGGACCAGAACAGTCGGGTCGCGGTCATGGGCAGCGAGAACCGCACCACCGCGATTCTTTCGGGCGGAGGACCGGACGAACTCTTCGACCTCAAATACGTGCCCGTGAGCGGCACCCTGAGTGTGGGCGAACTGCTTGTGACCTCGGGGCTCGACGGAATCTTTCCCAAGGGGCTTCCCGTGGCGCGGGTGGTGCGGGTCGAGCAGCCCGACGTCTCGCTGTTCCAAAGCGCCCAGGCCGAGCCGCTTTTCGACGTGCGTGGGGTGGAGGAACTGTTTCTGCTGGCCCGTCTCGACGGTGGGGAGGCGGCTGAGGACATTGATGGCGGCCAGGCCGCGGCCAGGCCGATGGGCGCACCGCCCGAAGTGCAACTGCCGCCAGAGCCGGACGTGCCGATCATGGAGCAACTTCCCTCCGGCGATGGTTCCGGCTCCGCTCCCGAAGGCCGGGATAACGGGGGCTAG